The following proteins are encoded in a genomic region of Deltaproteobacteria bacterium:
- a CDS encoding major capsid protein produces the protein MAIGKTSDFQIYQEEFFGGMSEVIEQEANAFNAASNNSLILTPTRLKGDYEKESFIKSIAGLVSRRDTTATTDATDIAMTMGEHVSVKVNRKIGPVAQTLDAWRKLGEDPSTMSFQLGKQIGKAVALDYVNTAITAAVAALKGVAALKHDGSLGTITHTAMNQAMAKRGDAANALACWVMHSKAYFDLIGQQIADKLYEVASATVYAGTVATFGKPVVVTDAPGLWDANGSATDTYNTLCLVPGAVNVKQSEAQEIVSQLITGKENLVMRIQGEYAFNVGITGFAWDVTNGGANPADAAIGTSTNWDSSASNNKSRAGVLLVTQ, from the coding sequence ATGGCTATCGGTAAGACGTCCGACTTCCAGATCTATCAGGAAGAGTTCTTCGGCGGCATGAGTGAGGTCATCGAGCAGGAGGCGAACGCCTTCAACGCGGCCTCCAACAACTCCCTCATCCTGACCCCCACCCGTCTCAAGGGAGACTACGAGAAGGAGAGCTTCATCAAGTCCATCGCGGGGCTCGTGAGCCGGCGAGACACCACCGCGACCACCGACGCGACCGACATCGCTATGACGATGGGCGAGCACGTTTCGGTGAAGGTCAACCGCAAGATCGGCCCGGTTGCTCAGACCCTCGACGCCTGGCGGAAGCTGGGCGAGGACCCGAGCACCATGAGTTTCCAGCTCGGCAAGCAGATCGGCAAGGCGGTTGCCCTGGACTACGTCAATACTGCGATCACCGCCGCCGTTGCGGCCCTGAAGGGCGTCGCCGCCCTCAAGCACGACGGCAGCTTGGGCACCATCACCCACACCGCGATGAACCAGGCAATGGCGAAGCGCGGGGACGCCGCGAACGCCCTGGCGTGCTGGGTCATGCACTCCAAGGCCTACTTCGACCTGATCGGCCAGCAGATCGCCGACAAGCTCTACGAGGTGGCCTCCGCGACCGTGTACGCCGGCACCGTGGCGACCTTCGGCAAGCCGGTCGTCGTGACCGACGCCCCCGGCCTGTGGGACGCCAACGGCTCCGCGACCGACACCTACAACACCCTGTGCCTGGTGCCTGGTGCGGTCAACGTGAAGCAGTCCGAAGCCCAGGAGATCGTCTCCCAGCTCATCACCGGTAAGGAAAACCTCGTCATGCGGATCCAGGGCGAGTACGCCTTCAACGTGGGCATCACGGGCTTCGCTTGGGACGTGACCAACGGCGGTGCGAACCCCGCCGACGCGGCGATCGGCACCTCGACCAACTGGGACAGTTCGGCCTCGAACAACAAGTCCCGCGCTGGCGTGCTGCTCGTCACCCAGTAG